Part of the Vigna unguiculata cultivar IT97K-499-35 chromosome 3, ASM411807v1, whole genome shotgun sequence genome, CAccttaaaatataatcaaaatatgtTCATCTCTCTTGGAATTTTGAAGATTTTCTTCAAGATCAATACATAACATACAAAGAAAACTAAACACTAAACcttcatttttcaattattgtgGCGAGTCTCTTTGTGTAGACTTTAGTAGATCTCgttaaaatattctaaatttcGATTAAACAAGAATCATTTTACcatctgaaaaataaaaaatagaataaaaaaagcaGTAAAAAagttagggttaaatatgtttttagtccttaacttttattcaattttggaattagtccattttgaaactttggaccaatttagtccttcattttccgaaatacgtgaatttaatccttttaataaatatttgttaagtttatttgacatttcaagtatatttcataatagtatttgacttaacattaaagcaaaaatgtgccaaacaatataaaaaaactcaaatacaatcctgaaatgcatacgaaacatcaaataaatttaacataattttattaaaaaaacttaatccacgtattttaaaagatgaaggactaaattggttcaaaattttaaaatcgactaattccaaaatttactgaaagttaaagaaaaaaaacatatttaaccttaaccTTAAAGTTAAACCCAAATCTACTTAAAGACAAcgtaaagaaaataatatgcACCTAAACCGAACCAAATTAAGATCAATAtcaatatttgatatttatgaGGATTGAGCAAAGGCCTgaagaaattttaaaatccCTCAAATAAACACGATTCCTTTTGTTTTCaaagtttcatttaattattattacattactttaaattatctttacctcgtatttttcccttttttgttGATTATAACATGCTTCTTATTTTGTTTCTAGATGTGAtaacttatttaatttagttatgaTTAATAATTTGTATCAATCGTAATGCTTTTATGTACATTTACTTTTATGCTGATGGttatatcaatttaaatttattatttcaagcAATATAACTATATCAATTAGTTAAAAGTAAACATAATTAACTTATATGTAGTTATTTTCAGaacaaattcttttaatttatttgcaaAATCTTAGTTTTACTtctacttaaattttattttatgatggaatttatttttattttttatttcaaatttactttataatttaaaaattatttataaaataagtcaTTATCTCCCTCCTAAAATTATCTTAGCAAATAATGAAGTTCCTAAGTTTCTCTCACTTTTTCTACATACAGAAATCCCTTTccattttgattttaaaatcttaGTGGAAAAACAGAAAGTTTAGGAAGGTGGAGTAGACTTTCCCTCCTACACTACACATTAGTAAACTCTTCTTGGCTAGTTTTTCTCCACACGTTTCATTCTTCCGTTTGCATTCTCTTGTGGCAAATGGCGACGGAAATTGAATCGGCATTGATATTTCTGGGAACGGGAAGTTCGGGATCGGTTCCCTCCATGAGTTGCCTCATTGAACCTTCAGATCCTCCGTGTTCTGTTTGCACTCAATCCCTTTCTCTCCCACCTCAATCCAACCCTAACTACAGGTACCATTTTGTTTACACTTCATCAATCATTGTAAGTTTGTTGAGTTTACCGTAAATTCTAAGTTATCTCAACCTTGGTAGACGGAGTAGAACTTTTTACTTTAGCAATTCGTAGAAATTAAGCTCAATTCCATAATTGAATCGTGCTCTTTCATTGTTTGTATTATGGACTTGGCTTTGCAGGTGCAATACCTCTCTGTTAATCAAATATTACTCTCAAACCGATGCCACtcacaaatatatattgatTGATGCTGGCAAGACCTTCAGGGAGTCTGTACTTAGGTGGTTTGTTTTCCATCGCATTCCCAGAGTAGATTCTGTCAGTCGCTCAACTTCCTTTCTTTGTTTACTATGCTTGTTTTTGGTTaaactttctaaatatttgattcaATATGAATCTAACTTTGTATGTGTTCAGTCAGGTGTCTTATTTTGTTCCAGATGGAGCTTTTTTTTGGTGTTTGTTACCTAGTGTAATACATTAGTTAACTCTTGCTTGAATTGTAGATTGTTTTGACTCATGACCATGCTGATGCAACCCTTGGATTGGATGATATTCGTGCTGTGCAGCCATTTAGTCCCACAAATGATATTGATCCCACCCCAGTTTACTTAACTCAACGCTCAATGGAGAGGTAAACTAGTAACTTTCTCTGTGATgtatattagaataaaatataattagatataatatataatcaGTTATTTAGTTTCCagacattatatatattatatatagtgACTTATTTAGTTTCTAGATATTATAGATAATaagttattttgtttctttttctattcggTCTGTTAGTGTGTTTGTTATTATACATAGATTTCACCTTTTCTACCTTTCTTTCATTAATATGGTATCAATAGTGATTTTTCCGCATTTACTCTCATAACTTTTTTGGTTTTTTCCCTGGATACCATGGATGAATCTATTCTTTTTTGCATTCACTCTTCCGATAATCCTGACTTATGATATGATCTCGAGGGGTCAATGtaattttgagttttctttgtAGTTAACCatggaaaaaaattatccaTATAAAGAAAGTTAAAGGCAATATTAGTGGGAGTTAATTACTAATGGATATTAAAGATGAGAAATAATGATCCATGTCAGTCTCATCTTATTATGCAAGCAAAGTTAGGATCAATTTGGGAATCTTTGATTCAACCAAAACCTACTCATACGTGTACCTGCAACTACATCCAACTGTGGTGTGCCTATGAACAAATGGAGTATGTTTTGCACTTTCTCGTGGGTCTTAATGAAGCTTATTCTTCGATCagaggtcaaattctttcaatgGATCCTTTTCCCTTTATCACCAAGACATTTTCTTTGGTTATTCAAGAAGAGAACCAAAAGGACATTCGTAGTCAGCCAAAAGTGAATCTTCCCATGCTTTCACAATCAAgaatggtttttattttatgaacaagaATGGTAGACCGGTGTGTGCTCACTATGGGATCACCGGTCATAGCAAAAATCAGTGCTATAGGTTGGTTGATTATCCACCACCCAACTACAAAAGTTAGCATTCGTTTATCAAGATTCTAGTTAGACCGTCTCTTAGGACACTAGAAAGGATTCTTCCTTTTTTCAACTTACAACACAACAATACAACAATTGTTGAATCTCCTCCAAGGTCAAACACCAAATCTCACATAGTCAATTGCTCATAGTGGTATGATTATGTCTACTCTCAAGGCTAAACCTTTTCCAATTTTTTCTGCCATTTCTATTAATCATTCGGTTAAAGGTAGTTGGATCATTGATTCAGGTGTTAGTACTCATGTAACTCATTCTTTGTCATATTTTCAATCTTACACATACTTCAGTACTTGAAGTCCACTTTAGGTCAAGGTCTCTTTTTCTCAAATTTCATTTCATGTTTTAGCATATGCTGATGTAGACTGAGGCAAATATTTAGATACTAGAGAAAATCAACTATTGGATTTTGTGTTCTTTTGGTGATTCTCTAATTTTCCAGAATTTTGTCAAATAATGTACGTCCAAGTCTTTAGTAGAACCAAAATATCGTGCTTTATCTTCAGTAGCTAGTGATGTATTTTAGCTTCAAAGATTACTCAAACATCTTTTAAGTTTCAATAGACACAACTATGCTCTTTTGTGATAACAAATCTGTTATGCACCTTGTTTCTAATCCTTCTCATCATGAGAGGTCTAAACATATAGATATTCACTATCAATTTCTTCAGGTACTTGTTAAAAAGCAACTCATGACTCTCATTCATGTTAGAATCGAGCATTAAATAGTTGATATGTTCACAAAGGCCTTCTTGCTATTGCCTTCAACCATTTCATTGGGAAATTGGGAATCATCAACATTTATTCTCCAATTTGAGGGGgatattacaataaaatatagttagatgttgtatatattatatatgatcaaatatttagtttttaggtattttaaataggattaaatatgtttttagtccttaaacTTGGATGCAAAATTGGAATTGGTCCATGTCCTAAACTTTGGTCCTCAAACATtagaaatgaatagatataTCCTTCTAGCCCAACTGTGTTAACATGTTAAACAACATTTCAGGTTGGCGTTTGAgctgtttacaccatttgataTGTTTTGTTAAGAAGtaaactttaaacctaactcaatcctataaaaccgacttgtaaggtgaggtttacacccacttatatactataaacttgtcttatttctagtcgatgtgagatcTCCAACACGTTCCAACTCAAATGCAATCCAAGAACACTATTTAACACGTAAAAGAATGTTAACGTCTTGTGTTAAAAGGATTATATCCATTTACTTTTGAAGTTTGGagatcaaaatgtatcaaagatTGGGACAGGGACGACTTCCAATTTCACGTCTAAGTTTAgcgactaaaaacatatttagctcttacaaatgttatatataataagatattTAGTTTCTAGATATTATAGATATTATGTATAATCcattattttgtttccttttttgttTAGCCCGTTAGTATGTTTGCTATTGTATATAACTTTTACTTTTCtataaatgataaatttgattcaatgaattattttataccTTTCCTTTTTAATAATGTGAGCTGGTCAAATATCCTAGGTTTGTGAGAAAATTGGCTTACTAAAATCCCAAGTGGGAACATTGGTGgcatgaaattatattttgctTTACACTTGAGAAAGTAGGAGCTCTAAGGAAGCACTCACACCCGATAAGCTTTTAGTTTTGTTACAGAATATTGATAGACACAGTTTTtgctttgaaaatatttctGATTGCAGTACAAGTCTTATGTCAGCATTATTCATCTTTCACTTGATTTTGTGGATGCATTTTTTTCTAGATAGTTGATTTCTTGTTTGCACATTTGCAACAGAATGGAAAAGGTCTTTCCTTATTTGGTTCGGAAAAAACAGAAAGAAGGGCAAGAAATACGAAGGGTGGCCCAGTTTTGCTGGAACATAGTTGCTGAAGATTGTAACCAACCTTTTTTTGCATCAGGCTTAAAATTGATTCCTTTGCCAGTTAATCACAGCGAACTTTGTCATTGATGGTAGGAATGCAATAGCACTTTTAAATTACATGGACTTATGGACTACATTTCTGGATTTAGGTAATGCATGGAGAGGATTATATCTGTCTGGGTTTCCTTTTTGGTAATAAAGATAGGGTGGCTTATATTTCTGATGTTTCACGGATTCCAGCTAGTACCGAGTATGGTGAGTTTTGATGTCATTTCTTCCTCCTTGGTCATATGTGCTACTTCATTAGTGCTATCTCTCATAAACATCACTTGGTATATAGGTCATTTTATGCTATTACATTAGTCTCACTTttccaatataaaaaaaataaaatcatttcttcttttcttctctctgaACAAACTTTAAATTTGGATCATTCATGTGCAATAAGATGAGTTATTATCTTTCTGTTAATTAGTTTCAAATGAGAAGCTAAGAACATTTCCAACTGTCCTTTAAAGACTTCTGATAAATACTTTAATTCGTATTCTTTTATGATGATTATTCCCCCGCTATTCGTTGATAAGGAAGCTTCTGCTCTCCTTCATTGAGGAACTTAATGTTCTCTGTATCACCAACTATTTCTACCTTCTATACTCAATGTTCTCCATTAGAGGGAAAGTTTGATATTAACGacaaagttaaagaaaataccAAACTAGTGTCAAGAAAGTATTTCAATATGATTTAGATCTCATCAAAGGTCAGCTAGAATTGAGTTTCCTGACCTAAAATATTAACCTCGATGTCTTTATCATGGTATATCATCCAGAAGAAGCAGTAAGTTCATGAATTTGTAGCCTTGTCTCTTCATTGAAACAATAGGAAGACAGCTGAGACATCTAGAAGCTTTTGAAATATTCATACATCATTATAAAACCCTATGCAGATGTATGCTTTCTGACAGcaaaaatgtcatttttctACAGTCATTTCAAAAAATGGGGCTGGACAGTTGGATCTTCTTATTTTGGATTCATTGAAAAAGGTCAGAGCTTGCGTTTTCAATTGTTGTTGATCTCTCATTTTGTCTGTGTTACTGTTCTACAAAAAATTTACCTGTCTTTTCTCCTAGAGCAAACTTTTCCATTGATTTTCTAATATAAGACAAGCAAACTAGTATAATAACTTGATCTATGAAGAACATTAATATATTACTAAACACATTTACTGGACTAAATAAATGCATTGAAATTTGTGATCGCATGAGGATCTccgtaattttaaaataaaacccTGTTTCTATCTATTGTGAATTTTTTCAGTGACAAAATCTACTGGATGTAACAATgaaaattttggtaaaaaagTGTTTTAGTACTTGTACCTTTGGACAAACTTGATTTTGATCCTTATCATCGCTGTAATCACCTTTAGATTCATGGAGGGAAAATGCTTTAAGAGAGAAATGCAAAGAAATAGAACTCTTGTTTGAAGCACATGAATACCAAAGTGTTAAAACTGGAATGGGATTTGCTAAGAGAGAAGGAAGAACAAATGAAAGAATGAATTGTATTATTCAAGAATGAAATAATGGGTACATGATAAGCACCAAGGACTTGGGAAGCCACCCTTATAAGCTATATAATATGGGATTAGAATCAAACACTTAAATATCCtctcaaaattatattgatCGATACGAGACCTAGGCATCCAATAGTACCTAAGTTCCTATCGTGTTATCATTTGCGAACAAGTGTTTTTGTGGTTTTTAGTTTACAACACTTTGGCTTTTGGTTTACAAGACTTTGTTCAACTTTCTTGTTGGTCAAAACCCTCTACCAGCCCATTGGTACTCCTTTTAAAGACACCGATTACCAACACTGCACAAGTCCATTGACTGAATGCTCCTCGTGTAAGTTTAATCTCCTACTTCAGTTATTCTCTACTACACACTACCACCAGAATTATTATCATCACCTGTCTAAACGCAATGCTGGCTGTGTGAGGTTTCTTCCTCCTAGAATATACTCTTCACATTGTGGACCAAATTTGGCCTGGATCAAGCAACTTATTCCTCACATCTGATTCTATGGGTCCACCAACTTGCTAGTTCCTTTTTGACAAATAATGTTAGGATTTCCTTTTCTGTAATTTTCTCAACAATGCTCATCTGGTTGACTTCATTTGAACTTGTTTTTTGTGGTTCATATTTTAATGTTCGCAAGTAAGCTTGATTGTTTTGCTTCACCTTATTTGATGGATTGTACTGTCTTGCATTTTCTGatacatatttttcaatttcatttttcagttttttatttgtttattttctcaaaaataatGGTGTCCTTCTTGATATTTCCTCTTTGTTACTACAGACTGGATCACACAATGTTCACTTTTGCCTTCCACAGGTTAGTTTGgctttttaaaagaaaattatgtttAGACTTGTTATTATTGAGAAGTCTCACATCTTCTGTCTCAATTTTTGGAGGATCACTGATATATTTGATGGACACCTattatcaattgattttaagATGAAATCTAACATGGTATTGGAATATATAACTCATCTTGCTAATTGTTAGATTTGATAGGCTCGCCTGTTTTGGCAGACATGTGGAAGGGGGTGTTGGGATGTCTTACATCGCCTACCTCAAATTCCTGGAGTGTGGCtcattttgttgggaaattttaCTTAATGCTAATCAAGGGTGTCAAAGAGCGTTAATCTAACTCAAACTAAACCCGACTCCCTTTTTGATGTGCTAGATATTTTGTAACTTGGTTCAACcatgggttggtgggttaaatgtATTGGCTCATTGAAGCATATTTTGCTCTCTTAACttgtttcatatatttattatagtaCAATCAATTTGGATTGGCTCGACTCACCTGTTTATAGCATTACAATCAGGATGTTCATTTATTTCACGAAACATTAACCATTAGAAAGtgataatataaatatagtaaGTAAAAATCAAAgtgttaatttatataattggacaaacaaataaattaagcaTCTAATTCATTCAAATGCTATTGAAAAACATTTTAGTCTTAAAAAAGCAAGGTGTCAACCTACATAACTAAAAGTGGTAAATAATCATAatgaaaaaatgatgaaaacaaTTATAGTTATTGGTAGGTCATGTTTCAATCCATCTCGAACTTGACTCAAACTCAAACTCGTTTAACCATCAAATTAAAGTTAAGTTCAATTTAGCTCACATATAAATTTCCAACTCAATCTAGTTTAAACCTAGAGTGAGTCGGTTTGGCACACGAGTTTGAGATCATTTTGACAAATGCCAATTAGTTAAGTTGAAATTTGACAATTATGTCCCCTATGGAGAAATGTCATTGTTTGTAATTTTACAGGCCCTTGAAACTGTGAAGAGGTTGTGTCCAAAGCAAACCTTATTGATAGGAATGACTCACGAGTTTGATTACTACAAGGACAATGAGTTTTTAATGGAGTGGTCCAAAAGGTAGTGTACTTCTTCCCATTTGTcaaaattgcaaaagaaactaataaaaatgtaaCTACTGATATTTTGATTCATAACACTCATCAACAATACCATGGGAATATCGTCTAACTATTTACCTCCGTTGTTTGTACTTGGTGGTTGTATGTTATGGACACTAGCATATTTCACTATTGATTGTTCTATAATTGTGCTTAGGGAAGGACTACCGGTGCAACTTGCTCATGATGGCTTGAGAATGCCCATAAACTTATAGTAAGGTAATACTCATGAACTTGAATCTAAGTCTCAAAAAGTAGCATTGATAAATATGTTGAAAATTCAAAGCTTAAAAGTTTGTTACTAGCTATATAAGCAAGTCTGTCTGTCATATTGTTTTCTGTAAAACACATTCTGTCAAGTATACAATTCTTTCAGATAGTGATGGTTAACATGTTATTAGATCTTCTTGAGAATTTGTGAGAATTGTGACTTGTGAGTGATTCTTCACTGTTTTTCACCATTACATATGTGTGTGTCTTGGGAGATTAATAATGTGCGTAGAAGAAGAGTCTTGTGAGATCGCATAGTGTAAAGAAAGTCGTATAAAGCAATATTGTTCTCGGATCCTTACCTGTTTTTTTTATGGGAAGTTATTTgacttttaattaagatttgttTAAAGTGATATATCATTGATAACTTCTATTTTAAACTTCCCTATTCTCCTTAAACAAGCTCAACTTTTTCCATACTTAGTTATAGAAATGTACTCCCTCTTTACCATAATGACCGTAGTTTTAGTCatctaaaaatagaaaaattctAAATTGACAGATATCTTCCGTTCAAACGTTAATTTGTTTCTTCCcaatttttcttcaaatcaaTTACTTTGTCTTTAGTCAAAGAATACATTTATAGAAAAAGTGAAACTATGTTagttaaactattttaaaaagtggcgtatttattattcttctttGTATGTGTGAAAGAATCTAAAATTACTGTCATATATATTGGAGGAAGCAAAGAGAAATGTGTCCTCCCCCAAATACCTTTTCCAATGGatattatttgtatttcaatgaaaattgattcccgtattaattttttaaagattataTTGTGCCTGTACCATATCAAAGAATGGATGTTTTAGTTTTTGTACAGTGGAATGGACGATGAACTGTTGTGATGGATTtcctatttttctaaaattttggtGAAATTGTATAGAAGAATGAAATATTCGGTAGGCCGAAAACAAATAacgaataatttatatattataacttattaACGAAAATGAGATATTGCTATAATTACTATATCATTAGGGATGTCAAACAAATCTATACTTATAGGTATTTGCGAATAAAAAACTCCACAACGGGTAGgaaatatatattgtatatagggatggcaacgggtcggACATGGATAATATGATATTCGTACTCGACCCGCTAAAAAAAAATTCGTCCGTTATCTGCCCGTTTACCCGTCGggggtatccgcttaaaaaatacccgcggatatttttaaaacctgcgggtacccgtggatatccgatacccgcaaatatttaaaaaaatatgaattttataaattttttaatataaaattataaaaataaaatataaattaaattaaattataattataattaaatttaacataataaaatatactgttacttctaattttaattaaatttaacttaataaaatataaattaaatattaattttaattttttgcgggtaacgagtacccgcgggtacggatagtatgatacccgtacccgactcGTTTATAaccgggtattaaaatacccgttacccgctaCCAGCGGGtaataaatacccgcgggtagtaactatctgtcgcggattttatccgcgAATATCTGCGGGCACGaatatttttgccatccctaattgtATATGGATATTTACGGGTAATGGGTACGGATATTTTTAATACTCACATGTTAACGGGGGCGAGTACGAATATCATGTATCTGTATCTGTGGATATCCGTAGCCGCtgtactctaatttaaattaaataaaaaataaaaaagaaacatgattaaaatattaacatattaattttcaatgaattatttttttatccattagttaaaaaaaatcatttctttgtaaattgtcattcaacattgtttaaatggattatttggattttatttaaaatttatgaatgttatctattgtattttatttgaatttacgattaaaatatgttgttaaatatttatttttatttttttgtaaatattcgtggatatttgtgaatattaaaaaagtatacgAGTATCCGTATAACGGATATCCGACGAATATGAGTACGGGACATATATTTATCTAAGGTAAGGCatggggagctactacccgtattTTATTTGTCCCGTTGACATCCTAATCATCATAAATTTGAtagaagaaattataattattcattgaaAAATTAGATgttattaagataatttaaaatagtagaataagtt contains:
- the LOC114175055 gene encoding putative hydrolase C777.06c isoform X1; its protein translation is MATEIESALIFLGTGSSGSVPSMSCLIEPSDPPCSVCTQSLSLPPQSNPNYRCNTSLLIKYYSQTDATHKYILIDAGKTFRESVLRWFVFHRIPRVDSIVLTHDHADATLGLDDIRAVQPFSPTNDIDPTPVYLTQRSMERMEKVFPYLVRKKQKEGQEIRRVAQFCWNIVAEDCNQPFFASGLKLIPLPVMHGEDYICLGFLFGNKDRVAYISDVSRIPASTEYVISKNGAGQLDLLILDSLKKTGSHNVHFCLPQALETVKRLCPKQTLLIGMTHEFDYYKDNEFLMEWSKREGLPVQLAHDGLRMPINL
- the LOC114175055 gene encoding putative hydrolase C777.06c isoform X3; the protein is MATEIESALIFLGTGSSGSVPSMSCLIEPSDPPCSVCTQSLSLPPQSNPNYRCNTSLLIKYYSQTDATHKYILIDAGKTFRESVLRWFVFHRIPRVDSIVLTHDHADATLGLDDIRAVQPFSPTNDIDPTPVYLTQRSMERMEKVFPYLVRKKQKEGQEIRRVAQFCWNIVAEDCNQPFFASGLKLIPLPVMHGEDYICLGFLFGNKDRVAYISDVSRIPASTEYVISKNGAGQLDLLILDSLKKTGSHNVHFCLPQTCGRGCWDVLHRLPQIPGVWLILLGNFT
- the LOC114175055 gene encoding putative hydrolase C777.06c isoform X7, with the translated sequence MATEIESALIFLGTGSSGSVPSMSCLIEPSDPPCSVCTQSLSLPPQSNPNYRCNTSLLIKYYSQTDATHKYILIDAGKTFRESVLRWFVFHRIPRVDSIVLTHDHADATLGLDDIRAVQPFSPTNDIDPTPVYLTQRSMERMEKVFPYLVRKKQKEGQEIRRVAQFCWNIVAEDCNQPFFASGLKLIPLPVMHGEDYICLGFLFGNKDRVAYISDVSRIPASTEYVISKNGAGQLDLLILDSLKKTGSHNVHFCLPQI
- the LOC114175055 gene encoding putative hydrolase C777.06c isoform X2 — encoded protein: MATEIESALIFLGTGSSGSVPSMSCLIEPSDPPCSVCTQSLSLPPQSNPNYRCNTSLLIKYYSQTDATHKYILIDAGKTFRESVLRWFVFHRIPRVDSIVLTHDHADATLGLDDIRAVQPFSPTNDIDPTPVYLTQRSMERMEKVFPYLVRKKQKEGQEIRRVAQFCWNIVAEDCNQPFFASGLKLIPLPVMHGEDYICLGFLFGNKDRVAYISDVSRIPASTEYVISKNGAGQLDLLILDSLKKTGSHNVHFCLPQARLFWQTCGRGCWDVLHRLPQIPGVWLILLGNFT
- the LOC114175055 gene encoding putative hydrolase C777.06c isoform X5 — translated: MATEIESALIFLGTGSSGSVPSMSCLIEPSDPPCSVCTQSLSLPPQSNPNYRCNTSLLIKYYSQTDATHKYILIDAGKTFRESVLRWFVFHRIPRVDSIVLTHDHADATLGLDDIRAVQPFSPTNDIDPTPVYLTQRSMERMEKVFPYLVRKKQKEGQEIRRVAQFCWNIVAEDCNQPFFASGLKLIPLPVMHGEDYICLGFLFGNKDRVAYISDVSRIPASTEYDWITQCSLLPSTGSPVLADMWKGVLGCLTSPTSNSWSVAHFVGKFYLMLIKGVKER
- the LOC114175055 gene encoding putative hydrolase C777.06c isoform X6, with protein sequence MATEIESALIFLGTGSSGSVPSMSCLIEPSDPPCSVCTQSLSLPPQSNPNYRCNTSLLIKYYSQTDATHKYILIDAGKTFRESVLRWFVFHRIPRVDSIVLTHDHADATLGLDDIRAVQPFSPTNDIDPTPVYLTQRSMERMEKVFPYLVRKKQKEGQEIRRVAQFCWNIVAEDCNQPFFASGLKLIPLPVMHGEDYICLGFLFGNKDRVAYISDVSRIPASTEYDWITQCSLLPSTDMWKGVLGCLTSPTSNSWSVAHFVGKFYLMLIKGVKER
- the LOC114175055 gene encoding putative hydrolase C777.06c isoform X4; its protein translation is MATEIESALIFLGTGSSGSVPSMSCLIEPSDPPCSVCTQSLSLPPQSNPNYRCNTSLLIKYYSQTDATHKYILIDAGKTFRESVLRWFVFHRIPRVDSIVLTHDHADATLGLDDIRAVQPFSPTNDIDPTPVYLTQRSMERMEKVFPYLVRKKQKEGQEIRRVAQFCWNIVAEDCNQPFFASGLKLIPLPVMHGEDYICLGFLFGNKDRVAYISDVSRIPASTEYDWITQCSLLPSTDLIGSPVLADMWKGVLGCLTSPTSNSWSVAHFVGKFYLMLIKGVKER